Genomic segment of Tiliqua scincoides isolate rTilSci1 chromosome 1, rTilSci1.hap2, whole genome shotgun sequence:
TTCACATGTTTGACTCTAACATTGTCTAAATATGATACCCTTAACTTGCTATGGAAATTTTGTTGCACTGTTTGAAACGGTTAAGCAGATGTCATTCAGGTACAATTACCATCTCATACTACACAGGACACACCAGAACCTGCTGCATTTTCACTATATGCGTGTTTGTTGCCATTTAGATTTCACATTTTTTGGCGAACCTTACAAATTCTTAGACATATGCCTGAAAACTAATGTGTGGAAAAGCCCAAGGCTTGGGATTTTGTTTTTTACATGACCCAATGCTTTTATGTAGATCAATTTTTTATCTTCTACCATTCCATTCTTCATCACGTTGTGGGTGGATGCTTCTGACAATGTGTCCCTGTTTGCATTCTCCACCCTGTGCCAGTCAATTCCTGTACATTCCAGCCACACCTGCCCTTCTATGCTGGCTCTTGGTCACCACCCTGTCCTGCTTGCAGACACGGGGCTGTATGTCTCATGATCTAGCACAGAAAAGGAACAAGACAGAGATCTCAAGGTGGAGAAACCCTGCAGTACAACTCCCGGGGGGAAGAGTTCTTTCATTGTTCATTCCCTTGGATCAGGCTAAAACATACCTTATTGTGGAGCTCTGGGAGTGTCAGAGATGCAAGGAAGAATAAAGGCTCCAGACCAGTTGGGGGCCAACAGCAGGACAGAAGAAATAACTGAGATCAAAGTTGTCGTTGTGGGAGACGGAGGCTGTGGAAAGACATCACTGCTCATGGTATTTGCAAAAGGCGAATTCCCAAAGGTAAGTCCCTTCTTCCCGAAGGGTGACCCCCCTATACCCATATTCTGTCCACAAACCTTTATTGGTGTCTCCTATGATGTTTGCTATCCAAAGCAAAGCATGCAGGCACGTTCCTTGCACATAGCTCCCTTCCTGCTATCTCTTAGAGGTCATTGTCCTTTAAGTGAACGTATGACACAGTAATTttcaacactggtgtgccgcagatggtccacaggtgcgccgcaggaatttgggttaggatcatttattagcagggcaatTGGGgcatttgagccccctaccagcagcatggtgtgccttgtcaattgtatgGTCATTTATTGTAGGGTCATTtattgccttgtcaattgtggggtcatttattagcagggcaatTGGGgcatttgagccccctaccagccgcatggtgtgccttgtagaaaaaaaaaaacaactgatgtgtgccttgacaattttagtgcttcgtcagtgtgccatgagatgaagaatgCTGAAATTGCTGATCTGACATGTTAAACTGTAGTAATAGAAGGAAGCCCTAGCGGTCCCCTCTGTTTCCTTTAGAATGGTGAGTAATGTGTCCCTGGGTATGGTGTCATTCTGAATTACTTCTGAAAGATTACTGGTAGTTCGGTTCAGTTTAATACGGAAAGCTTCAGCAGCAACCAACCATACCTAGAGTTACTAAACGGGTTTTTCTaaacttttatttcattgctaACCCTAGGTTATAATAAAATATACAACTGATGGTATTCACTAGCCAGATCTACATTTGATACAGGTAGACAAAAAGTATTGGCCAATGTCACATAATGATAGAGTAGGAAAGATTCCGATCGTGGTAGCAAAGATGATCAcaagacttatggcccaatcctatggacgtGTTTTGCTGGCAGAATGTGCTTTCCACCAGCATAACACACTTTACAGCAGTCGCAAAGATGACTATCCCAGTGAGCGCGGCCTGGTTGCTACCACAAGTGGTGAACAGCCAGGTGTGTGCTCCGATGAATTGGGGACAcctgccagtgcaggtaaggccaTGCAGGGGGTGTAATGGTCAAGGGGAGATTGGAGGGTAGATGGGGGTTGGGTAGAATGGGGATGGGGTGAGGAGGAGCActgatcagacccaggaggaggGGTGGGCAGGGCCGCTAAGAGCTGGCATTggacccagggcaagatgcctgttTGGGcctccccttcctaaattttcctacaaaccagatgtcactacatttttaaaacaactttttaaTTGACGGTcttaacttagcatgagcaagattggaactaaacaaaaacatttatcagaatgggatgaTTTCTTTACTTTGAatagtgctactgcatttcttttcttcaacCTCAGCAAAGTACTCTTCACTTGCTTTTTGTTCTTCTAATAATGCatgggcatccaaggactggctttcactatccccctcattactatgtgatgattttgaaacaaagccaggtgaaataaacttgcctggcttccttttttttaattttctagttttgtttctctttctaccaacccctgctaactggttaagaggcactttttcaagtgggtgctcctcttttatttagcagggggagagtaactggcccacctcaccccagcagtgtctgttctagtggctgtctgctggcattcttttgcatctttttagattgtgagcccttttgggacagggagccattagatatttgattttctctataaaccgctttgtgaactttttgttgaaaagcggtatataaatactgttgttgttgttgttttcttttctcATCTGTGCTCTGGACTTATATTTATACCCCATattgttaatttcaccttcaaacaaagccaaaaaaaatctagaccaggggtgcccaaaccatggcctgggggccacttgcagccctcgggggctcccaattcggcccacggggagcccccagtctttaaTGAGCCtgtgaccctccagagacttgttgaagcctgtgctggcccaacacaactgctctcagcatgaggacgactgttcaacctctcacctgtactgtgggatgagggctccctccactacttgctgtttcatatctgtgatgcagcagtgacagcgaagcaaaggctggccttgctttgtgcaaggccttttataggccttgagctattgcaagaccttcattcattcatataagttccatctctaataaattcatttatgtaaatttattcaaattttaaatgtaaattaattttttcccccagcccctgacacagtgtcagagagatgatgtggccctcctgccaaaaactttggacacccctgatctagacttaTCCAATGCCATAtgttctagacacacactaaaaTGAAGGGTTGGAGCTTACTATTGGGGCCAACTAAAGTGGGTGACCTACTACTGGGGCCTAGTAGTTCTGCTCTTTaggtgtaagtttcactttcccatatttgaattgtactaatacatgatgatgatgagtatttatataccacttttcaacaaaaatgttcacaaaatggtttacggagaaagtcaaataactaaatcactccctgtcccagaaggacccacaattttaaaagatgccaaagaacaccagcaactactaaccactagaaaagacactggactgggatgaaaagggacagttactctcccccagctaaatgTAGGAGGAACATCGCTTGGAAAATGCCCCTTTACCCAGATTGCAGGGATGTTGGTGATTTGAGGGAAGAATTGGGCTGCATTTTCATGagagctttaatccactttcaatgcacttcagttcccccaatgcattcttggacagttgtagtttgttaaggaatctgagagctgacagagcaggggtgtccaacataaaGCCCATAGGCCAAatttggcccccagaagcaatttatctggcctccATAATAATTAGGTTATCCAATGTGATAATTGGATTttccaatatcttgaaaatatgaaaaagatttgcacattttgttttctgtcattggcagctaatgagtttctatgagaggacaaagtacttatttctggccatcttccacttaatgatgttactttctgcttatgatgtcacttctggtcctcagcagccaccatgattgctaactttggccctctgtgtgagtttgacacccctgtgttagagctTCCCTTAACAAATTAcggtctccagaatgcattggggtaatagaagtgcattgaaagaggattaacagcacaaacctatgaattaagtgggccttactcccaagaaagtgtgcacaggattgcagcctaaagctgtagtggaaacacagccctgcaTAAGCTGAGACTGAGGTACCCAAAtctattttgtaataaattttttTTGTGCTGTATAGGTTGTTTTGTTGTGGCCTGGGcttcctggaagcccaggccccagGCTTTTCAAGCCTGGGGGACAGGTTGGAGGCAGCAGCActggccgaatcctatcccccttcctgggcctgatttgcctttGTGGGTTgacatgaacttgtgccagctattgagctggggCAGGTCTGAGTTAACCCTTGTTAATTTCCTTGTGTCACTAATTTTTTTCCATCAATAATCTCAAAGAGCAAAACTGCAAATAACAGATGTCTTTTTTTATCAGGCAACCAAAATTGTCCTGAGCAGCTATCAAGAAAGAAGAAGTTGAAATAGCTTAATCTCTTCCCCCTAAAGTTGTTTAATGACTACATGCTTACTTAGTGCATAAAACAAGAACTTGCAGATACTGTATGTAGAAGAGCACCCTTAGTAATCTTGCTTACAATCACTTCATTTTGCCTTAACAGATGAAAACTAGTGCTGCAATGAAAATTGGCACCCAATTTTAAATGTCACTTATTTCCTAGTGTATATCTCTGTGCATTCTCACTAAAGTACTCAAACTAGCCAGCAGTAGGCACAGCCAGCTCATCCATGGTGCACATGATGTGGCTCATGTCAACTAGCTGATGGCAGAGAAAGCAGTAGCATCGGGTTGCTCTTCACCCCTAGTCTGCAGCTGCCTTCTTTGGATAGAGGAAGTGGATAGAGCCTCATTTATCTGCTTCTCATTTGCTAACAATGAGCAGGAATGGAttacctgcttcctcccccccacccaagacCTCCCTCCTTcttcatgcagtccctttaaacaatTCAGGAAGCAAGGTgtagtcctgcacttcctgttttgtggaaATGAATATACGGTATCCTGCTTTGCAAAATGGctagatttggggagggggggtatgCACACACTTGGGTGGCATTGGGAGTCAGACTGTGTGTCTTTTCCCAATGGGGAAAGTCAAGAAACCAAAGAGCCCTATgagatatagggtgcaatcctaaccccttataccagcactttccagtactgacataagggcaataaagctccgaggtaagggaacaaacattcccttactttgaggaggcctctgtaagtgacacccaaatgcaggatgcagcacatgccccattggaaccgctatgccagtgctggaaagcactgacataaggggttaggattgcgcccatactcAGTTAATATATCACATAAATAAAGCAGGGACTTATTTCTCCCTCTTGTTCTTCTAGGTCTACATCCCAACTGTGTTTGAGAAGTACTCTGCTCCCTTTCACATCAACGGCAAGCAAGTGCAAATCAATCTGTGGGACACAGCAGGTTTGTATGTGAATATGTGGAACTGAAAGagaatgttattctgttatactTAACTAGAGGCAGAAAAATTAGCAAGGTAATCCCTGTCTACTAAGTCAGATAAGATTATTAGGATCAACAAGCATTCAAGTTATACAGATATACTCAGGTTGCAGAAAACTGGGTGTAACTCAGATATTTGCATATATCACTACCAGTTGGGCAAACAAAAGCCCTAGATATTCTCAGGCAGTACTTTCCCTAAGTTTCTGTGAATGCACAAAGACCAAACAGCAGTCCTCTTGGCCCAGTTTCAATACAGCTCTTTATCTATAAGATCTCATCATTACAAAACCTAGATTAGATTTTTCTTCCAATGTCTCTCTCCACTGTGACCTAGTAACTGGAACAAGGGCCAACCTACACATTACATAAAATGTGATGGTTTGAGTAATGAAGAgcaattgcggggggggggggggaatgggctGGGACTGTGGCATGAGGTGAGGGACTTTAGCTCTTTGCTCTCAGTGTATTCTCAACCAGGTTGGGAAGCCCTTGGCTGGGATTCTGGGAGGAAGCTATTTTGTGTGCATTTCTGAGCTTGGTCAGGGAATACAGAATTTGTCACCACCCCGTAAGAATTCATCTGTTTACCAATCCATAAGCAATAGTGAAACCTCACTGCAGGGAGCGTTATTTCAGCACCGTGTCAAAGAGGGATGATGAGTGAGTTACTTTAGCTAAAGTTCTTTTCTGCACCTTGTGAGCCCTGATCAGGCCAGATGAGGTGGCTGAGAGAGGAGAATGTCCTGCCGGGCAACCAGGTGGTGGAATACAGGTCACTGCCAATCAGCTGGTTGGCAAAGCAGGCAGTAATACTAGTCAATTGGGTGGCaatgcaataagaacataagaacagccccactggatcaggccataggcccatctagtccagcttcctgtatctcacagcggcccaccaaatgccccagggagcacaccagataacaagagacctcatcctggtgcactcccttgcatctggcattctgacataacccatttctaaaatcaggaggttgcgcatacacatcatggcttgtaccccataatggattcttcctccagaaacttgtccaatccccttttaaaggcgtctaggctagacgccatcaccacatcctgtggcaaggagttccacagaccgaccacacactgagtaaagaaatattttcgtttgtctgtcctaacccgcccaacgctcaattttagtggatgtctcctggttctggtattatgtgagagtgtaaagagcatctccctatccactctgtccatcccctgcataattttgcatgtctcaatcatgtcccccctcaggcatctcttttctaggctgaagaggcccaaacgccgtagcctttcctcataaggaaggtgccccagccccgtaatcatcttagtcactctcttttgcaccttttccatttccactatgtcttttttgagatgtggcgaccagaactggacacaatactccaagtgtggccttaccatagatttgtacaacggcattataatattagccgttttgttctcaatacccttcctaatgatcccaagcatagaattggccttcttcactgccgccgcacattgggtcgacactttcatcgacctgtccaccaccaccccaagatctctctcctgatgtgtcacagacagctcagaacccatcagcctatatctaaagttttgattttttgccccaatgtgcatgactttacacttactgacattgaagcgcatctgccattttgctgcccattctgccagtctgcagagatccttctggagctcctcacaatcacttctggtcttcaccactcggaaaagtttggtgttgtctgcaaacttagccacttcactgctcaaccttgtctccaggtcatttatgaagaggttgaaaagcaccggtcccaggacagatccttggggcacaccgcttttcacgtctctccattgtgaaaattgcccattgacacccactctctgcttcctggcctccaaccagttctcaattcacgagaggacctgtcctctaattccctgactgtggagttttttcagtagcctttggtgagggaccagaTTTGGTCCATTTTGTGTGTCTTTGAAATGCCAGTGGATAGACTCTAGGTAGGAAAACAAAGCATTTGCCGAAGACAGAGTGTCACCTATTGGCTTTATCACTGCCGTTCAGCACAGGCATGGAGATGGAGTGCCAGTATCAGTATGTTCACTTTTGCTACACTAATGTGAAAGGCAGCAGTTGTGCAATCATCTGATTCCCTTCTCCATCGTGCATGTATGTGTATGCACACATAAAGTGTGTTTAGAATACTAAATGTCAATATTAAAGGTCCCAGTGTCATGCCCAGTTTCTGTAGGTCCTGAGGCACTGATTTCCCCATAAGACATTGGCCCCAGTGCCCCACAAggtgcagcagcagtgcaagTCCTTCAGCTGATTTACATCACTACTGcaactgggggcaggggggagtcaGGGGTCAGCCTACTCATAGGCCCTTTTCTGGGCATGGGCCCTCAGCCGTTGCCTGACCTGACCGACTCCTGGTGTCATCCCCCAATGTGCCCCTTCCAGGTGCCTGAAGACACCTTGTGACAGTGATGAATCTAGCTGTGGATATTTTGGACAGTGAAATTTTGACATGAATTCTGGGAGAGGGAACCATATATTTAAAGCATTTGCAGACAACAGACAGCATTTGATTATGAAGGAAGGTATATGAATGAAGAAGTGAAAGCAATGCAGTTAACTTTGTCTCTTTTCCACCCAGGACAGGAAGATTATGACAGGCTCCGACCTCTCTCCTATAGTGAGGCTCATGCAATTATAATGTGCTATGATGTCACCAACCCCCCCAGCTTTGACAACATCCTCACAAAGGTAACAACACTATCTATGAATTCAGTGAAAATAACTGACTCTAGAGTTTGTGGAATATGTGACAACTGGGATTTGCAAAAACAATGTTGCTGCATGTTTCCAGCTATGCTGAAACAGAAGCCTTGTAGTGCCGTTCAGGCTTTGTGAGGGTaggggaggagggaaaaaggactctttttttctttccttttcccttgAGGCGATCTCCTCTTGTGCTCTAGAGAACTAAAGGGTCAGACTTAGGGCTGTATACCAGCCCTGCACTTGAGCAGGCTCAAGCAGGCCAGttctctttctttccccctttcaattacatgtttctttgtttttttaaccagCTAAGACCTTGGCTCAAGAGGCCTCAACATTCTCTAGGTCTTAGGAGTTCACATGGCCATTTTGGGGGAGGGAATgaaaaatgcctttaaaagaaaatgtacaaatgtgtgtgtgtgtgtgtgtgtgtgtgtgtgtgtgtgtatacacacttTTTGCTATTAGAGTTTGCTATTAGAAGGAACAATATTGTTGCAAAGTGGGAATGTGATGTACGAATGAACTTGACATATAGTACCTGGCCAGTGTGCTTGAGTTTTGACTAAAGAGTTAACAACTGCTAATTTTCCAGAATCCTTAATTTTGGGGAAGTTTCCTAGAAGAATGGGAGGCTCCACTGGAGCTTGGGAAAATTGCAGGTTTCCACTTGTGGGGAGGAGTTGAGGTGTAAGGTGACCTTTCCCTTTCCCTTGGGTAGTCAGTGTCAGAATTCAATCAGTGCTGCCCCTGGAATTTGTCACCACTTGGGGAGGTGGGGCACACATGCAAAAATATAAATGTAATCAGTAAATATAGTCAAACTTTAGCAGGCTGGCATTATAATTTCACTGGGAATGCTAATCTAATGCCAGGACTCGTATTTCCCTGTCTCACAGCACTGGCAACTGATAGACGCTAGTACTGAATTAAAGAGGGGTATCTGCCTGAAGATGCGATTTGGTGAGCCAGGCAAAAGCTGTGAAACAGGGGATGGGAGAAGTGGAAAGGCAGCATCCAACAGATGGTCTTTGGCTGTCTTCTTCAGGCAGACATGATCCCATTTATCCAATGGACCCATTATAAGGCGGTGGTTCTTCAGAAAGGGGCCTTTCTACCCATTTTATAGCAGAATCTCTCCTTCTCTATTAATCACTATCTCCATCTCTCTTTCTGTCCTTAGTGGTACCCTGAGGCAAACCATTTTTGTAGGGGGATACCGATCCTGCTTGTTGGTTGCAAGACAGACCTAAGAAAAGACAAGGTTCTGCTAAGGAAACTCCATCAGGACCAACTGGAGCCCATCACATACCAAAAGGTAATACAAACAACAAACCATCCCCAGGtatgttcctcaaacctgccgcagTTCTGTAGCAGCAACATCCACAATCTGAAACAGCATCAGTGGGTTTTTATACTAGATAAAATGAATCCCACTAGCAAATCTCCAGGATGTAGTAGATGTGCTACTTCACTTCCATCTGTAAATCCATCCTTGCCAGGGCTCCAGCAAGGTGCTAGTCACAAGGAATGGCAATGAAAACGAAGCTGAACAATGCAGGTTTGGTTGCAATGGATGGGAACTTGTAACTTATTTCTTTGTAATGGAAGTATATTAAGCATGGCCAGTCTTACTGTTAAGCAAGTTGAGATTGCCCATCTCTGGTGGTAGGTTTGGGAGTACCATTAAAGAGCAAAGagcagtttattatatttttcCCACATATGAAGAGGAGGTGACTGGACAGtatttggatttttattttttgtttgtttgtttctgacCATTGCTGGTACTAAGAGGCTGCATGCCTTCCTTTTAGTAAGTGCTTTGCTCTCCACCCATTCCCTAAGTTCAGGCTGTGACCAAGTctactctcttctcttccactcaCCGCCTCCTCTGCAGGGAGAGGCCTTGGCCCGCCATCTTCATGCAGTTGCTTACCTTGAATGCTCAGCCCGTTTCCAAGAGAACATCGCTGACATCTTTGCAGAGGCCTCCAGAGCAGCCTTGAGTCGCATGAAGAAGAGACAGCGCAGGCGCAAATCCAAGAAGGCTTGCGTGCTTTTCTGATAATCAGCATTTTCTTTCCCTTGGAGGAAAATAGAGCATTCCCATCGCTTCATACTGATCATCATCTAATGGTGCAAAATCTCTTTGAATATAGAGAAATGAAGACAAGGGAACACTTCCCTAGCTGGACTGAATCATCATGACGTCAAATGGGTGGCACAAACAAAAAAGAGGCATTTTGTTATTTAGATTTCCTAGGCTATATTAACCCCAGGAAGAGTCTTCGCTATGGTTGTATGGTGGTTGTATAAATACAACCACAGGCATATGGGCAGTGTCACCCCACACCTATGAAGAAATACCTCCGTTATTTAGTAGATTAGACTTCACTGGATATAAATGTGGAAGAGTGACCATCTCTGACAAAATGCCAGCATTTCTTCACGGCTTTTACAACACAGCCAAGGAGACTTGGCCTCAGATCCCCCGTTAACCATGAAACTCACCTGgtgggcaatggcacatcactatctctcagtccaACTCAGGGGTGGACAACCGGCAACGTGCCACATGCCATATTTCATGTAGAGAGTCTTAAACATGTCACTCCACCTTAACGTCACCTTTAGTGTTTAcacaatagctaaatagagcctccaagttcaagggcagtataccTCCAATTGCCAGAAGCTACAGAGCAAGAAAGACAAGAGTACTGTTGCCTTTTTTAgtctttccaaagacacctggctgactgctgatgaggcccaaaggtggcctgcatgaacttttagtccagcccagcaggactGGTTCTGAGATTCCTATGAggtgtgttcattgcccttctgcattGCCCagccccctctgcctgcccaccttcttgTCCTCAAAAGTGATATTAGCcgggatctctttgcagatgattttccCAAGGGTGGTTTCTCCACTGGCTGGGTCACCTGGGATTGCTTATCTCATTGGTTATCTCATTGTACTGCCTCACTCAGCCCCACCACCCTCTACTGCCACTTCCTTACCTCTTCAGCTCTCTACCAATCTGGTCTTCTTGGGTAAGCATGTGACCTACCAGTTAGCGGAATATAGCTCACTACCACTCACCCTGTTGGCTTTCTGTCCTCTCCaacattcttttcctgcctttctccctgtttTTCAACCAGAGCAAATCAGGCATGGCACCCTGAGTGTGCTCATTGCAATGGTAGAAATTTGGGGGCAGTCTGCGTAAGGATTAGCAAAGAAATCAAGTAAACTATAAACTGCTGTGGTaa
This window contains:
- the LOC136644790 gene encoding rho-related GTP-binding protein RhoF-like, with protein sequence MASLRIKVVVVGDGGCGKTSLLMVFAKGEFPKVYIPTVFEKYSAPFHINGKQVQINLWDTAGQEDYDRLRPLSYSEAHAIIMCYDVTNPPSFDNILTKWYPEANHFCRGIPILLVGCKTDLRKDKVLLRKLHQDQLEPITYQKGEALARHLHAVAYLECSARFQENIADIFAEASRAALSRMKKRQRRRKSKKACVLF